Proteins encoded by one window of Bacillus rossius redtenbacheri isolate Brsri chromosome 3, Brsri_v3, whole genome shotgun sequence:
- the LOC134530094 gene encoding uncharacterized protein LOC134530094, translating to MSARLLLLLAAASSRGAIQGPAGVVTAVTPPRDPGRQADPYLQPSLALQHLVPHSATTLPSDGRLLRLLKLLADNQQLSPEYQQLLWQPCLLLGDRCSTTYYRRPGRRCSCS from the exons ATGTCCGCGCGCCTCCTGCTCCTGCTGGCGGCCGCCAGCTCGCGAGGCGCCATCCAG GGGCCAGCCGGCGTGGTCACCGCCGTGACCCCACCACGTGACCCCGGCAGACAGGCTGACCCGTACCTCCAGCCCTCTCTCGCCCTGCAGCAC CTGGTGCCCCACAGCGCGACCACGCTGCCCTCCGACGGCCGCCTGCTGAGGCTGCTGAAGCTGCTCGCCGACAACCAGCAGCTCAGCCCCGAGTACCAGCAGCTGCTGTGGCAGCCGTGCCTGCTGCTCGGCGACCGCTGCTCCACCACCTACTACCGCCGTCCAGGCCGCCGCTGCAGCTGCAGCTGA